The Natrinema caseinilyticum genomic sequence TGCTGGAGGTCATAGAGGACGACGAGTCTCCACTGCGACCCGAGTTGAGTGATCGAGTCGATGACGTTACACGCGTCTTCACCGAGGGGTTGATCGTCTTCTGAATCAGGTTGAGGTACTGGCATCGTTGTTACCTAGTGCTGTTCTTGTCCGCGAGGGATTATAGTGGTTCGGAAACGAACCTAGTAACACAGCGATACCATGACTGAAAATCAATCCACAACCACCGAACCACCTGTGACCGCTGCTTCTCCGGAGAGCGCACTCCACGTGTCCGGATTAGATCACGTCTCGATCATCGGCAGTAACGTCGAGGACACCGTTGCGTTCTACCGCGACGTCCTCGGCATGTCGCTCGTTCTCAAACAGCCAAATCTCGACGCGCCAAACGTCACCCATCTGTTCTTCGATACGGGTGACGGACGGGTTCTCACGTTCTTCGTCGAAGAAGGTCGTGAGTCAAACAACGGTCGTCAGCGAACACCGATTGGCGGCGTCCACCATCTCGCGTTCCGATTCGACCCCGAACGTCTCGAAGAGATCCGTGCTTCACTCGAAGAACACGATTATCACTACAACGAGTTCGATCGTGGGATCTTCCACTCGCTGTACACTAGAGATCACAACGGACTCGTCATCGAACTCGCGACGGACAAATTCGAGATTCCCGACGATCGACGCGGAGAGGTGCTTGCACTCACTCAAAAGAAACGCCTTCAAGCTGGCGCGAAGTATGCAAAGGGCGAACACCTCGAAACCGCGCTCGAAGAACTCGGGCTTCCCGTCGAACGGAAACCACTTCCTGACGCACAGTCCGGTGCGGCCGGACTCAACTAAGCCAGCCCCACTCGAAACGACTCGCTGTACGACGACTCACCTCGCATGCTAACAGATACCCCCGGAATCCACCATATCACAGGGATCGTTCGCGACGCCCAGCAGAACGTCGACTTCTATACGGACGTACTTGGGCTACGACTCCTCAAGCACACGGTGAACTTTAACGAGAAGTTCACGCGTCACCTTTTCTACGGTGACGAAACCGGCTCACCCGGCTCAGCCTTGACCTTCTTCCCGTATCCAGCAGAGGAGGACGGACGGGTCGGAAAGCCACAAATAAGCACTGCCGCGCTGGTTATCCCACCGAACTCGGCCGTCTACTGGCGAGACCGACTCACGGCGCACGACCTCAACGTCACGGAGTCCGAACGGTTCGACGAGACGGTGCTTCGATTCACTGACCCGGACGGCACACAACTCGAACTCGTCACCGGCGAGTCGTCCGTGGAGCCGTGGACGGACGGGCCAGTTCACGAGCGTCACGCGATTCGTGGCATCCACGGCGTAACGTTACTCTCGGCGAACGTCTTCGTCACCGCGAGCGTGCTGGACACACTCGGGTTCGAACTCGTCGATCAGGAGGGCGACCGCGTTCGGTATCAGGCACCGGGTGACCGAGCGACGGTCGTCGATCTCCTCGAACGAGACGCCGAATTTGGCCGCGAGGGCGCGGGGTCAATCCATCACGTCGCCGTGCGCGTCCCAGAGAAAGATCACCTCTACGAATGGTACGACCTCTTCCGAGAGCGCGGATACGACGTTTCCCGAGTGAAGGACCGACACTTCTTCCACTCGTTGTACGTCCGCGAACCGGGTGGTATCCTCTTCGAACTTGCGACGGAGCGACCGGGACTCACGGTCGATGCTGACCACGACACGCCCGAGCAGTCGCTGTATCTCCCACCGTGGCTCGAAGAAGACCGCGACATGATCGAGAGCCAATTACAGCCCCTCGACCGCTCACCCACTTCGGAGACGAACTAATGGAGCGGGACTCCGGTTCGAACGATACAGGAGCGACCCCACACGAAGGGCAACCGATAGCGACCGCTGGCGCACCACCACAAGTGGCCGACGCAGCCGTCGTCATGCTTCACGGTCGCGGATCGACTGCACAGAGTATCCTCACGCTTATCGACGAATTTCTGCATCACGGCGTGATGTATCTCGGTCCGCAAGCAGCCCACAGTTCGTGGTACCCCCGCTCCGGGTATGCACCGCTCGAGGACAACGAACCGTGGTTTTCCTCAGCCATGGGGCGCGTATCAGCAGCACTCGAGACGGCTGCTGACGCAGATGTCCCTCCCGAACGCACGCTCCTCTTCGGGTTCTCGCAAGGCGGATGTCTCGCAGGCGAATTCGTCGCACGAAACCCCCGTCGATACGGCGGCCTCGTCGTGTTGTCTGGGAGCCTCCTCGGACCAGACCCGAGACGGGACCACGGTGGCTCTCTCGACGGAACGCCAGTATTCCTCGGGAGCAGTACCGAAGATCCGTACGTGCCCGCCGAGCGCGTTCACGACTCGGCACGCACGTTCGAACAACTCGATGGAAACGTACAGAGCAGACTCTCGATTCCGTGATGGCGCTCGCGGCCCGTCACCTCGATCTCGGTGGCCTGTTCCAGTCACAGCGACGCGGTAACTGTTTCAGGTGGCGCTTGCTCATGCCGTCCGACGAGAACGTCGACGTGTTCCACGAACAGGTGGAAGAAAGCCTCGACGAGGGGATTCAGTTTACCCTCGAACGACTCTGTGATGCCGAACAGTTGAACTACGATTCGTTAGCAACGGTTTCGATACCCCGAGAACAGCGGAACACGATCCGGGCTGCCATCCAACACGGATACTACGAGACGCCGCGAGATATCACGGTCGGTGAACTCGCGGAGGTCCTCGACGTCCCGCAGTCGACGGTATCCTATCGCCTCCGCCAGGCCGAAGCACAACTCGCCAAAGGATACCTGCATCGGACCGACGAGAAGTTCCGAACGCAAGTCAGCCACCACACGTGACCCGATACGTATTCGCGGGCCTTTCGGTGGGCCCGACCTCGATCCTCCCTCGAGAACCCCAGTGGGAGACGATATCTTCTATACTCAGGCCAAACAACCGCGGGCCATGCGAGACGTTTGTATCGTCGGCGGAGGCGTCGCGGGCCTCGCCGCTTCGATCTTTACCGCTCGCGCGGGCCTGGACACCCTCGTCGTCGACGGCGGAGAGTCCATTCTCGCGCGCAACGCCAGCCTCGAGAACTACCCCGGCTTCCCCGACGGGATCGACGCTCGACGGTACCTTCACCTGAGTCGCGAACAGGCCGAAAACGCCGGCGTCGAGTTCGAACTCGCTCGAGTGACGAGCATCGAGCCGGTCGACGAGCGGGCCCTCGAAGACGGATTCGTCCTCGAGACGGAGGGAGGCGAGCCGCTCGAAGCGCGACGCGTCGTCGCGGCCTCGTGGTCCGATAGCGACTACCTGGTCCCGCTCGACGTGGGCCGAATCCAGCGCGGGAGCAAGCACTTCGTCTCGGTCGACGACGGGGGTCGAACGGCCGTCGACGGCGTCTACGCCGCGGGTCGGCTCGCGGACGAACCGCACCAGGCGATCGTCGCGGCCGGTCACGGGGCGAAAGTCGGACTCGCGGTGATTCACGATTCGGACGCCAACTTCTATCACGACTGGGTCGCACCCGCAGGGTACTTCACCGGCCGCGGCCGCGAGGTGCCGCCGTGTTGCGAAGAGATCGACGACGCGGAACGGCGGGCGCGCGACGAACGGGCGCGGGAGCGGCTGCTCGAGGCCTTCGAGGAGCCGCTCGACGAGGTGCCGACGATGCACCCGAG encodes the following:
- a CDS encoding VOC family protein, which gives rise to MTENQSTTTEPPVTAASPESALHVSGLDHVSIIGSNVEDTVAFYRDVLGMSLVLKQPNLDAPNVTHLFFDTGDGRVLTFFVEEGRESNNGRQRTPIGGVHHLAFRFDPERLEEIRASLEEHDYHYNEFDRGIFHSLYTRDHNGLVIELATDKFEIPDDRRGEVLALTQKKRLQAGAKYAKGEHLETALEELGLPVERKPLPDAQSGAAGLN
- a CDS encoding VOC family protein — translated: MLTDTPGIHHITGIVRDAQQNVDFYTDVLGLRLLKHTVNFNEKFTRHLFYGDETGSPGSALTFFPYPAEEDGRVGKPQISTAALVIPPNSAVYWRDRLTAHDLNVTESERFDETVLRFTDPDGTQLELVTGESSVEPWTDGPVHERHAIRGIHGVTLLSANVFVTASVLDTLGFELVDQEGDRVRYQAPGDRATVVDLLERDAEFGREGAGSIHHVAVRVPEKDHLYEWYDLFRERGYDVSRVKDRHFFHSLYVREPGGILFELATERPGLTVDADHDTPEQSLYLPPWLEEDRDMIESQLQPLDRSPTSETN
- a CDS encoding alpha/beta hydrolase, which produces MERDSGSNDTGATPHEGQPIATAGAPPQVADAAVVMLHGRGSTAQSILTLIDEFLHHGVMYLGPQAAHSSWYPRSGYAPLEDNEPWFSSAMGRVSAALETAADADVPPERTLLFGFSQGGCLAGEFVARNPRRYGGLVVLSGSLLGPDPRRDHGGSLDGTPVFLGSSTEDPYVPAERVHDSARTFEQLDGNVQSRLSIP
- a CDS encoding helix-turn-helix domain-containing protein; this translates as MALAARHLDLGGLFQSQRRGNCFRWRLLMPSDENVDVFHEQVEESLDEGIQFTLERLCDAEQLNYDSLATVSIPREQRNTIRAAIQHGYYETPRDITVGELAEVLDVPQSTVSYRLRQAEAQLAKGYLHRTDEKFRTQVSHHT
- a CDS encoding NAD(P)/FAD-dependent oxidoreductase, translated to MRDVCIVGGGVAGLAASIFTARAGLDTLVVDGGESILARNASLENYPGFPDGIDARRYLHLSREQAENAGVEFELARVTSIEPVDERALEDGFVLETEGGEPLEARRVVAASWSDSDYLVPLDVGRIQRGSKHFVSVDDGGRTAVDGVYAAGRLADEPHQAIVAAGHGAKVGLAVIHDSDANFYHDWVAPAGYFTGRGREVPPCCEEIDDAERRARDERARERLLEAFEEPLDEVPTMHPSVAEE